One Corvus moneduloides isolate bCorMon1 chromosome 21, bCorMon1.pri, whole genome shotgun sequence DNA window includes the following coding sequences:
- the ZBTB6 gene encoding zinc finger and BTB domain-containing protein 6, with protein sequence MAADSEVLHFQFEQQGDAVLQKMNLLRQQNLFCDVSIYINDTEFQGHKVIFAACSTFMRDQFLLNQSRQVRITILQSAEVGRKLLLSCYTGALEVKKKELLKYLTAASYLQMVHIVEKCTEALSKYLEIDASMESGAQAAEGCHSSDAELRSGDEVLDKDCEIIEISEDSPENEEYPVKQEDGDGPHPAAQSLVSERKDTKSPEISTVEIGYKDDEICVFRMDSMSVANVENDHFPQPCTSSKTNLYFPETQHSLINSTVESRNTEMSGNHFQTFVGDNPEGTSSGVNGFQSLEDSGSSWRHQCPKCPRGFLHLENYLRHLKMHKLFLCLQCGKTFTQKKNLNRHIRGHMGIRPFQCMVCLKTFTAKSTLQDHLNIHSGDRPYKCHCCDMDFKHKSALKKHLTSVHGRNSSEKPNLNTITKVKIDYD encoded by the coding sequence ATGGCGGCGGACTCGGAGGTGCTGCACTTCCAGTTCGAGCAGCAGGGCGATGCCGTGCTGCAAAAGATGAACCTCCTGCGGCAGCAGAACCTCTTCTGCGACGTGTCCATCTACATCAACGACACGGAGTTCCAGGGGCACAAGGTGATCTTCGCCGCCTGCTCCACCTTCATGCGGGATCAGTTCCTGCTCAACCAGTCCAGGCAGGTGCGGATCACCATCCTGCAGAGCGCTGAGGTGGGCAGGAAGCTGTTGCTGTCCTGCTACACGGGCGCGCTGGAAGTCAAGAAGAAGGAGCTGTTGAAGTACCTGACGGCCGCGAGTTACCTGCAGATGGTTCACATTGTGGAGAAGTGCACCGAGGCTTTGTCCAAGTACTTGGAGATCGACGCTTCCATGGAGAGCGGTGCCCAGGCTGCTGAGGGGTGCCACTCCTCGGATGCTGAACTGAGGAGCGGGGACGAGGTGTTAGATAAAGATTGCGAAATAATTGAGATCTCTGAAGACAGCCCAGAGAATGAAGAATACCCCGTGAAacaggaggatggggatggcccacaccctgcagcacagagcttgGTGTCGGAAAGGAAGGACACAAAATCCCCAGAAATATCAACAGTGGAAATCGGGTATAAGGATGATGAAATCTGTGTCTTCAGAATGGATTCCATGAGCGTTGCAAATGTAGAAAATGATCATTTTCCTCAGCCTTGCACTTCCTCTAAAACAAATTTATATTTCCCAGAAACCCAGCACTCCTTGATAAACTCTACAGTTGAAAGCAGGAATACAGAAATGTCAGGAAATCACTTTCAGACTTTTGTCGGTGACAATCCGGAAGGAACTTCTAGTGGGGTGAACGGGTTCCAGAGCCTGGAGGATTCTGGCAGCTCATGGCGGCACCAGTGTCCAAAGTGTCCGAGGGGCTTTCTGCACCTCGAGAACTATCTCAGACATTTGAAAATGCACAAACTCTTCCTGTGTTTGCAATGCGGCAAAACATTTACGCAAAAAAAGAATCTCAACAGGCACATCCGGGGGCACATGGGGATCCGGCCCTTCCAGTGCATGGTGTGCTTGAAGACCTTCACTGCCAAGAGCACGCTCCAGGATCACCTCAACATCCACAGCGGGGACAGGCCCTACAAGTGCCACTGCTGTGACATGGACTTTAAACACAAGTCTGCTCTTAAAAAGCATTTGACTTCTGTTCATGGAAGGAACAGCAGCGAAAAGCCAAACCTGAACACTATTACGAAAGTTAAAATAGACTATGATTGA
- the RC3H2 gene encoding roquin-2 isoform X3 produces the protein MPVQAAQWTEFLSCPICYNEFDENVHKPISLGCSHTVCKTCLNKLHRKACPFDQTAINTDIDVLPVNFALLQLVGAQVPDHQTVKLSNVGENKHYEVAKKCVEDLALYLKPLSGGKGVASLNQSALSRPMQRKLVTLVNCQLVEEEGRVRAMRAARSLGERTVTELILQHQNPQQLSANLWAAVRARGCQFLGPAMQEEALKLVLLALEDGSALSRKVLVLFVVQRLEPRFPQASKTSIGHVVQLLYRASCFKVTKRDEDSSLMQLKEEFRSYEALRREHDAQIVHIAMEAGLRISPEQWSSLLYGDLAHKSHMQSIIDKLQSPESFAKSVQELTIVLQRTGDPANLNRLRPHLELLANIDPNPDAASPTWEQLENAMVAVKTVVHGLVDFIQNYSRKGHETPQPQPNSKYKTSMCRDLRQQGGCPRGTNCTFAHSQEELEKYRLRNKKISATVRTFPLLNKVGVNSTVSTTTGNVISVIGSPEATGKMVPSTNGIANLETGVPQLIPRCADTSLRALENTKKGGKTGANGQNTSGSPTESLPENKIGSPPKTPVSQAAATSAGPPNIGTEVNSVPPKSSPFVPRVPVYPPHSDNVQYFQDPRTQLSYEVPQYPQTGYYPAPPTVPAGVAPCVPRFVRSNNVPESSLPPASVPYADHYSTFPPRDRLNSPYQPPPPQPYGPVPPVPSGMYAPVYDSRRIWRPQMYPRDDIIRSNSLPPMDVMHSSVYQTSLRERYNSLDGYYSVACQPPNEQRTVPLPREPCGHLKTGYDEQLRRKPEQWAQYHTQKTPLVSSTLPMATPSPTPPSPLFSVDFSTEFSESVSDLSGTKFEEDHLSHYSPWSCGTIGSCINAIDSEPKDVIANSNAVLMDLDSGDVKRRVHLFETQRRAKEEDPIIPFSDGPIISKWGAISRSSRTGYHTTDPIQATASQGSATKPISVSDYVPYVNAVDSRWSAYGSDSASSARYAERDRFIVTDLSGHRKHSSTGDLLSIELQQAKSNSLLLQREANALAMQQKWNSLDEGSRLTLNLLSKEIDLRNGETDYPEDCADTKPDRDIELELSALDTDEPDGQGEQIEEILDIQLGISSQEDQLLNGTTVENGHLLKQHQKESMEQKRQSLGRSRKQSCP, from the exons ATGCCTGTGCAGGCAGCTCAGTGGACAGAATTTCTGTCCTGCCCAATCTGCTACAACGAGTTTGATGAGAATGTGCACAAACCCATCAGCTTAGGTTGCTCTCACACCGTGTGCAAGACCTGCCTGAACAAGCTCCATCGCAAGGCATGTCCTTTTGACCAGACTGCCATCAACACAGACATCGATGTGCTTCCTGTAAACTTTGCACTCCTCCAGCTGGTTGGAGCCCAG GTACCTGATCATCAGACAGTAAAGTTGAGTAATGTAGGAGAGAACAAACATTATGAAGTAGCAAAGAAATGTGTTGAGGATTTGGCACTTTACTTAAAGCCATTAAGTGGAGGAAAAG GTGTTGCAAGCCTGAATCAGAGTGCACTGAGCCGTCCAATGCAGAGGAAGCTTGTGACACTGGTGAATTGTCAgctggtggaggaggagggTCGGGTCAGAGCCATGAGGGCAGCTCGGTCGCTGGGAGAGAGAACTGTCACAGAACTCATCCTGCAGCACCAAAATCCTCAGCAGCTTTCTGCCAATCTTTGGGCTGCTGTCAGGGCACGAGGGTGCCAGTTTCTAGGACCAG CTATGCAAGAGGAGGCACTGAAACTTGTATTACTGGCACTGGAAGATGGCTCTGCACTCTCAAGAAAAGTTCTGGTACTTTTTGTTGTGCAAAGGCTGGAACCAAGATTTCCTCAGGCCTCTAAAACAAGCATTGGTCATGTTGTGCAGCTACTGTATAGAGCATCATGCTTTAAG GTCACTAAAAGGGATGAGGATTCTTCTCTGATGCAACTTAAAGAAGAGTTCCGGAGTTACGAGGCTTTGCGGAGAGAACACGATGCCCAAATTGTTCACATTGCCATGGAAGCAGGACTTCGAATATCACCAGAGCAGTGGTCTTCCCTTCTTTATGGAGACCTGGCACATAAATCACACATGCAATCCATTATTGACAAG cttcaaTCTCCAGAATCTTTTGCTAAGAGTGTACAAGAGTTGACAATTGTCTTGCAGCGCACGGGGGATCCTGCAAACCTAAACAGGCTGAGGCCTCATTTAGAGCTCCTGGCAAACATAGATCCAAATCCAG atGCAGCATCTCCAAcgtgggagcagctggaaaatgcaaTGGTCGCTGTAAAGACCGTGGTCCATGGGCTGGTGGATTTCATTCAGAATTACAGTAGAAAAGGCCATGAAACTCCACAG ccacaACCAAATAGCAAATACAAAACAAGTATGTGCCGAGACCTTCGACAGCAAGGGGGGTGCCCAAGAGGAACAAACTGTACATTTGCTCATTCTCAGGAAGAGCTTGAAAA ATACCGCTtgaggaacaaaaaaattagtGCAACAGTGAGAACATTCCCCCTTCTAAATAAGGTTGGCGTAAATAGCACTGTCTCAACCACAACGGGCAACGTGATCTCTGTCATAGGAAGCCCTGAGGCAACGGGCAAGATGGTGCCAAGTACTAATGGAATAGCTAATCTAGAAACTGGGGTTCCCCAGCTGATCCCCCGCTGTGCAGACACCTCCCTGAGAGCTCTGGAGAACACCAAGAAGGGAGGGAAGACTGGAGCCAATGGCCAGAACACTTCTGGGTCCCCCACAGAATCACTCCCTGAAAA TAAAATTGGTTCTCCACCCAAGACTCCTGTAAGCCAGGCAGCAGCTACCTCAGCTGGTCCTCCTAATATTGGAACAGAAGTTAATTCTGTGCCTCCAAAATCCAGCCCGTTTGTTCCCAGAGTACCCGTCTACCCTCCACATTCTGATAATGTTCaatatttccaagatcccaggaCTCAGCTGTCATATGAAGTTCCACAGTACCCACAGACAG GGTATTATCCAGCACCTCCAACAGTACCAGCTGGTGTGGCTCCCTGTGTTCCTCGCTTTGTGAGGTCCAATAACGTTCCAGAATCCTCCCTCCCACCTGCTTCCGTGCCATATGCCGATCATTACAGTACATTTCCCCCTCGAGATCGACTGAATTCTCCTTACCAACCTCCTCCTCCGCAGCCGTATGGACcagtccctcctgtcccctctggaATGTATGCTCCAGTTTATGACAGCAGGCGCATCTGGCGCCCACAGATGTACCCACGAGATGATATTATTAGGAGCAATTCTTTACCTCCCATGGATGTGATGCACTCATCTGTCTATCAGACATCATTACGGGAGAGGTACAACTCTCTGGATGGGTATTACTCTGTGGCTTGTCAACCTCCAAACGAGCAGAGGACCGTGCCTTTACCAAGG GAGCCTTGTGGTCATTTGAAGACTGGTTATGATGAGCAGCTGAGACGGAAGCCAGAGCAATGGGCCCAGTACCACACACAGAAAACTCCTCTGGTATCGTCAACACTTCCTATGGCAACACCATCTCCAACACCACCTTCTCCTCTCTTCAGTGTAGATTTCAGCACAGAG TTCTCAGAGAGTGTCAGTGATTTGAGTGGAACTAAATTTGAGGAAGACCATCTCTCTCACTATTCACCGTGGTCTTGTGGCACTATTGGCTCTTGTATAAATGCTATCGACTCAGAGCCCAAGGATGTGATTGCCAATTCCAATGCCGTGTTAATG GATTTGGACAGTGGGGATGTTAAAAGGAGAGTGCATTTATTTGAAACGCAGAGAAGGGCAAAGGAGGAGGATCCTATAATCCCGTTCAGCGATGGACCGATCATCTCCAAGTGGGGTGCGATCTCCAGGTCATCCCGCACAGGTTATCACACAACAGATCCGATCCAGGCCACTGCTTCCCAAGGAAGTGCTACTAAGCCCATCAGTGTATCAG ATTATGTTCCTTATGTCAATGCTGTAGACTCAAGATGGAGTGCCTATGGCTCGGATTCTGCTTCCTCAGCACGTTATGCAGAACG GGACAGGTTCATAGTGACAGATTTGTCTGGTCACAGAAAGCATTCCAGCACTGGAGATCTATTGAGTATTGAATTACAGCAG GCCAAAAGCAACTCCTTACTCCTTCAGAGAGAGGCAAACGCCCTTGCCATGCAGCAGAAGTGGAATTCTCTAGATGAAGGCAGTCGTCTTACCTTAAATCTTTTAAGCAAGGAAATTGATTTGAGGAATGGTGAG